In bacterium, a single genomic region encodes these proteins:
- a CDS encoding ParM/StbA family protein — translation MDYLGVDVGFGYTKAYNGERSIIFKSILGDAADIQFQSGFSEGGLLENLHVTVDGRDYYVGDMAEKQSNVREFTLDQNTLLTNFAKVMALTATACFSGAAGREISLVTGLPIRYFKQQRARYVQMLEGVHNVTLHAREDEFQEKSLDIRRVRVLPQPFGSVFNLLMNDHGRIVDRDVARQKFGVIDIGFRTTDYTLTDRLRYIERGSRTTDTGISKAFALISRKILEQTGVSVELFRLFDPVRKGQIRIRGKEMSLVELREQVLRQLATAIVSDMERLWAEDWDLEFILLAGGGSTDLAPLLEELIEGRCRMVSTDTDQRLGNVIGYLKYAKYIDLMEKRREMGPQADAGDSMSDDAGA, via the coding sequence ATGGATTACCTGGGAGTGGATGTCGGATTCGGCTATACGAAAGCCTACAACGGTGAGCGGTCGATAATCTTCAAATCCATCCTGGGCGATGCCGCCGATATCCAGTTCCAGTCCGGGTTCTCCGAGGGCGGCCTGTTGGAAAACCTGCATGTGACCGTGGACGGCAGGGATTACTACGTGGGAGACATGGCCGAAAAGCAGTCGAACGTCCGTGAGTTCACCCTCGACCAGAACACCCTGCTGACCAATTTCGCCAAGGTGATGGCCCTGACCGCCACCGCCTGTTTCAGCGGGGCCGCCGGCCGCGAGATCAGCCTGGTCACCGGGCTGCCCATCCGTTATTTCAAGCAGCAGCGCGCCCGCTATGTTCAGATGCTGGAGGGTGTGCACAACGTGACCCTGCACGCCCGGGAGGACGAGTTCCAGGAGAAGAGCCTCGACATCCGCCGCGTGAGGGTGCTGCCCCAGCCGTTCGGCTCGGTGTTCAACCTTCTGATGAACGACCACGGCCGGATCGTGGACCGGGACGTGGCGCGCCAGAAATTCGGTGTGATCGACATCGGGTTCCGCACCACCGACTACACCCTCACGGACCGCCTGCGCTACATCGAGCGCGGCAGCCGCACCACCGACACCGGCATCTCCAAGGCCTTCGCCCTGATCAGCCGGAAAATCCTGGAGCAGACCGGGGTGAGCGTGGAGCTGTTCCGCCTGTTCGACCCGGTGCGCAAGGGACAGATACGTATCCGCGGCAAGGAGATGTCGCTGGTGGAGCTGCGCGAGCAGGTGCTCCGTCAGCTCGCCACCGCCATCGTGAGCGACATGGAGCGGCTCTGGGCCGAGGACTGGGACCTGGAATTCATACTCCTGGCCGGAGGCGGCAGCACCGACCTGGCCCCGCTGCTCGAGGAGTTGATCGAGGGCCGCTGCAGGATGGTCTCCACGGACACCGACCAGCGCCTGGGCAACGTGATCGGCTATCTCAAGTACGCCAAATACATAGACCTGATGGAAAAACGGCGCGAGATGGGGCCGCAGGCCGACGCCGGGGACTCCATGTCGGATGACGCCGGGGCCTGA
- a CDS encoding YraN family protein, giving the protein MSANLKKGLEGEDTAARYLVACGYSILGQRWRHGRKEIDLVAARGPLTVFVEVKRRLNDKFGPVRLTVDSRKRRNLAAAAEGWLHEHGGAGPQSVYRFDVILLHPPDAEGRVELEHIEDAFRP; this is encoded by the coding sequence GTGAGTGCAAACCTGAAAAAAGGCCTGGAGGGAGAGGACACCGCCGCGCGCTACCTCGTGGCCTGCGGGTACAGCATACTCGGGCAACGCTGGAGGCACGGCCGCAAGGAGATCGACCTGGTGGCCGCGCGGGGGCCGCTGACCGTGTTTGTCGAGGTGAAACGCCGCCTGAACGACAAGTTCGGGCCGGTGCGCCTGACAGTGGACAGCCGCAAGCGCCGCAACCTGGCCGCCGCGGCCGAGGGTTGGCTGCATGAGCACGGCGGGGCCGGTCCGCAGAGTGTCTACAGGTTCGATGTCATACTGCTGCACCCGCCCGATGCCGAGGGCCGGGTCGAGCTGGAACATATCGAGGACGCGTTCCGTCCCTGA
- a CDS encoding DUF47 family protein, whose product MNFNILDLLLPREIKFFKYMNDQVDLFSEGCTVFRTFLSRLKQLSDEEIHSEVSKIKDLELKGDAIERMIIDQLDRTFLTPLDREDIHSIAVGLDNSLDRINNLAQKIEIFQIKDAPPAVMNFANLIVDMSIEMKKLIFNLEGKKDITIIVSKIHTLETEADFLFHTAMADLINSKNNLVYMIKFKDLYENLEDLINSIDRIAKLIRGIVVKRG is encoded by the coding sequence ATGAATTTCAACATTCTCGACCTGCTGTTGCCGAGGGAGATCAAGTTCTTCAAGTACATGAACGACCAGGTCGACCTCTTTTCCGAAGGCTGTACAGTTTTCAGGACTTTTTTGTCCAGACTCAAGCAGTTGAGCGATGAGGAGATTCACTCCGAGGTTTCGAAGATCAAGGACCTGGAATTGAAAGGCGACGCGATCGAGCGCATGATCATCGATCAACTCGACCGCACTTTCCTCACCCCGCTCGACCGGGAGGACATCCATTCCATCGCGGTCGGCCTCGACAATTCGCTCGACAGGATCAACAACCTGGCCCAGAAAATAGAAATCTTCCAGATCAAGGATGCGCCGCCCGCGGTGATGAACTTTGCCAATCTCATCGTGGACATGTCAATCGAAATGAAAAAGCTGATTTTCAACCTGGAAGGTAAAAAGGACATCACCATTATTGTCTCCAAAATCCACACCCTGGAGACCGAGGCCGATTTCCTCTTCCATACCGCTATGGCCGACCTTATCAACAGCAAGAACAACCTCGTCTATATGATCAAGTTCAAAGACCTTTACGAGAACCTCGAAGACTTAATCAATTCAATCGACCGCATCGCGAAACTGATCCGCGGCATTGTCGTGAAACGGGGCTGA
- a CDS encoding PAS domain S-box protein — MRLLFVGVVVLWTGMLIFSFLITWRQSVNCLKSLALTEARSDCNSDLASHVWAALQGGVYVALTEKTPPNPYLSGLPDRDVTTTSGLRLTLVNPESLVRQVHELVRERCGVQGHIASLDPIRPQNAADAWEHRALCVLESGSEEVSSLEMMDGKPFLRMMRPLTIQTSCLKCHAAQGYKKGDIGGGISISIPFAPYLAVAAKQRMISARAHLLIGLFGLSGLLLGIKTYNRYLHDLRANEEKYRRLFEDDLTGNFLATPDGAVIDCNLAFVRMLGYGNKSSVQKSKISVLYSGLSEWGIIVDALGANGKLKNLEAVLKCKDGREINVIENLVAVFDEAGEISGIKGYIFDITERKQYEQALRESEERLEFALKKVHTGGWYFDLVNHTVFHTLEHDRIFGYESRLPVWTYEMFLDHIIPKDRDELDRRFREAVESCGDLEYECRFRRRDGEVRWLWLTGEYLHYDTAGIKRMAGIVQDITERKQAEAEREKLQAKLNQAQKMESVGRLAGGVAHDFNNMIGVILGHTELALEQMDAANPILFNLLEIQEAAQRSADLNRQLLAYARKQVIAPRVLDLNQTVEGVLKMLKRLIGEDIELVWRPGEGLWPVKIDPSQIDQILANLCVNARDAITDVGKVTIETANRVFDAEYCSRHTGFEPGQYVMLVVSDNGSGIEKDILSKIFDPFFTTKEMGKGTGLGLSMVYGAVKQNRGFINVYSETGYGTTFKIYLPRHDGLSVQILIEETALLSLRGQETILLVEDHPGLLRMINEMLERQGYTVLVAGTPGEALRLASEHAGKIHLVMTDVIMPEMNGRELARKLLLLHPDTKCLFASGYTADVITSKGVLDEGVKFIQKPFSLIDLATKVREALDND; from the coding sequence ATGCGGCTGCTGTTTGTCGGGGTGGTGGTGTTGTGGACAGGTATGTTGATATTCTCGTTCCTGATAACCTGGAGGCAGTCAGTCAACTGCCTGAAATCCCTCGCTCTGACCGAAGCCCGCTCCGACTGTAACAGTGACCTTGCCAGTCACGTCTGGGCTGCCTTGCAAGGCGGCGTTTATGTTGCGCTCACCGAGAAGACGCCGCCCAATCCCTACCTTTCCGGCCTTCCGGACCGGGATGTCACGACGACATCCGGCCTGAGGCTGACTCTGGTGAATCCGGAATCCCTGGTCCGCCAGGTGCATGAACTGGTGCGGGAGCGGTGCGGTGTGCAAGGCCATATCGCGAGCCTGGACCCGATCCGGCCGCAGAACGCGGCCGATGCCTGGGAACACCGGGCGCTGTGTGTGCTGGAATCCGGTTCGGAGGAAGTCAGTTCCCTGGAAATGATGGACGGCAAGCCTTTCCTGCGCATGATGAGGCCTTTGACAATACAAACCTCCTGCCTGAAGTGCCATGCAGCTCAAGGCTATAAAAAGGGTGATATCGGGGGCGGGATCAGCATCTCAATCCCCTTTGCGCCCTATTTGGCGGTAGCGGCTAAACAGCGGATGATTTCCGCTCGCGCTCATTTGCTGATTGGGTTGTTCGGATTATCGGGGCTGTTGCTGGGCATAAAAACTTACAACCGGTATCTTCATGACTTACGAGCCAACGAGGAGAAATACCGCCGGCTGTTCGAGGATGATTTGACGGGTAATTTCCTGGCTACGCCGGATGGCGCCGTCATCGACTGCAACCTTGCCTTTGTGCGGATGCTTGGGTACGGAAACAAATCCAGTGTCCAGAAAAGCAAAATCTCGGTTCTGTATTCCGGGCTTTCTGAATGGGGAATTATTGTCGATGCACTGGGTGCAAACGGAAAACTCAAAAACCTCGAAGCCGTTCTTAAGTGCAAAGACGGTAGAGAGATAAATGTTATCGAGAATCTGGTCGCAGTGTTCGACGAGGCTGGGGAAATATCAGGAATAAAAGGCTATATCTTTGACATCACCGAGCGCAAACAGTATGAGCAGGCGCTACGGGAAAGCGAGGAGAGGCTTGAATTCGCTCTTAAAAAGGTCCACACCGGAGGGTGGTATTTCGACCTTGTGAATCACACGGTTTTTCACACTTTGGAGCATGATCGCATTTTCGGCTATGAATCGAGGCTTCCGGTTTGGACTTACGAGATGTTTCTCGATCACATTATCCCAAAGGATCGGGACGAACTGGACCGGCGGTTCCGCGAAGCCGTTGAATCTTGTGGCGACTTGGAATACGAGTGCCGTTTCCGCCGCAGGGATGGCGAGGTGCGCTGGCTCTGGTTGACTGGTGAGTATCTGCACTATGATACTGCAGGGATCAAGCGTATGGCCGGGATTGTGCAGGACATCACCGAAAGAAAGCAAGCGGAGGCGGAGCGGGAAAAATTGCAGGCAAAGCTGAACCAAGCACAGAAGATGGAGTCCGTGGGGCGGCTGGCTGGCGGCGTGGCCCACGATTTCAACAACATGATTGGGGTGATCCTTGGTCATACCGAGCTGGCGCTTGAGCAAATGGACGCTGCCAACCCGATCCTTTTCAATCTGCTGGAAATCCAGGAAGCCGCGCAGCGTTCCGCCGACCTGAACCGGCAACTGCTGGCCTATGCCCGCAAACAGGTGATAGCACCCAGAGTGCTGGACCTGAATCAGACCGTGGAAGGTGTGCTCAAGATGCTGAAACGGCTTATCGGAGAAGATATCGAACTGGTTTGGCGACCCGGTGAGGGCCTCTGGCCGGTCAAGATAGACCCGTCCCAGATCGACCAGATTCTGGCCAACCTGTGTGTCAACGCCCGGGACGCTATCACCGATGTGGGCAAAGTCACCATTGAGACAGCCAACAGAGTTTTTGACGCGGAATACTGTTCCAGGCACACGGGTTTTGAGCCCGGCCAATACGTGATGTTGGTCGTGAGCGATAACGGCTCCGGTATAGAGAAGGATATATTATCGAAAATCTTCGATCCGTTTTTCACGACCAAGGAGATGGGCAAGGGAACCGGGCTGGGGCTGTCCATGGTCTATGGTGCGGTCAAGCAGAACAGAGGCTTTATCAATGTCTACAGCGAAACCGGTTATGGCACGACTTTCAAGATCTATCTTCCGCGCCATGATGGTCTGTCGGTACAGATATTGATAGAAGAGACGGCACTACTATCCCTGCGTGGCCAGGAGACTATTCTGCTGGTAGAGGATCATCCCGGTTTGTTGAGAATGATCAATGAGATGCTTGAGAGACAGGGTTACACTGTTCTGGTGGCAGGCACTCCGGGAGAGGCTCTTCGCCTGGCCAGCGAACACGCCGGGAAAATCCACCTGGTGATGACCGATGTGATTATGCCGGAAATGAACGGCAGGGAACTGGCCAGGAAACTGTTGCTTCTCCACCCTGATACCAAGTGTCTTTTCGCGTCCGGCTACACAGCCGATGTAATCACAAGTAAAGGTGTGTTGGACGAGGGAGTGAAGTTTATCCAGAAGCCTTTTTCATTGATCGATCTGGCGACCAAAGTGCGCGAGGCGCTGGATAATGATTGA
- a CDS encoding YifB family Mg chelatase-like AAA ATPase produces the protein MLSKVFSGSILGIEAYLVEVETDIAPGLPTYTLVGLPDNAVRESRERVSSALANTGFRFPLKRVTLNLAPADVKKEGASFDLPIALGLLTASGQIEAARLADHLVLGELSLDGAVKPVRGALPMAASCSRLGLRGIVLPAENAQEAAVVEGLTVIGVRSLGEAAEYLSGQRDIPPTRVDRDSLFESHSRYPVDFAEVKGQEHAKRALEVAAAGGHNLMLIGPPGSGKTMLTRRLVTILPRMSLAEAIETTRIHSVAGLTGASQSLVATRPFRAPHHTISDAGLIGGGRIPKPGEVSLAHNGVLFLDEMPEFRRNVLEVLRQPLEDGEVNITRSMSSLTYPARLMLVCAMNPCPCGYRTDPNHACKCTPVQVERYLGHISGPLLDRIDIHVEVPAVPFEHLADKKPGEPSEAIRARVERCRELQRTRYESDHGVHCNAHMRRAHLRQFCELSPESEALLRQAMNHFGLSARAHDRILKVARTIADLERSERLDPAHLAEAIQYRSLDRNLSR, from the coding sequence TTGCTCAGCAAAGTTTTTTCCGGGTCGATCCTCGGGATCGAGGCCTACCTGGTGGAGGTCGAGACCGACATCGCCCCGGGACTGCCCACTTACACCCTGGTCGGCCTGCCCGACAACGCTGTCCGGGAAAGCCGCGAGCGTGTCAGCTCAGCCCTCGCCAACACCGGTTTCAGGTTCCCACTGAAACGGGTGACGCTCAACCTCGCCCCCGCGGATGTGAAGAAAGAGGGGGCCTCGTTCGACCTGCCCATCGCCCTGGGCCTGCTGACTGCCAGCGGACAGATCGAGGCCGCCCGCCTGGCGGACCACCTGGTGCTGGGCGAGCTGAGCCTGGACGGGGCGGTCAAGCCCGTGCGGGGCGCCCTTCCCATGGCCGCCAGTTGCAGCCGTCTCGGCCTCAGGGGCATTGTCCTCCCGGCCGAGAACGCCCAGGAGGCGGCGGTGGTGGAGGGCCTGACCGTGATCGGCGTGCGCAGCCTGGGCGAGGCGGCCGAGTACCTGTCCGGCCAGCGGGACATCCCGCCCACCCGCGTGGACCGGGACAGTCTGTTCGAAAGCCACAGCCGCTACCCGGTGGATTTCGCCGAGGTCAAGGGCCAGGAGCACGCCAAGCGCGCCCTGGAGGTGGCCGCGGCCGGTGGGCATAACCTGATGCTGATCGGGCCACCGGGCTCGGGCAAGACCATGCTGACCCGACGGCTGGTGACGATCCTGCCCCGCATGAGCCTGGCCGAGGCGATCGAGACCACCCGCATCCACAGCGTGGCCGGCCTGACCGGGGCGTCGCAGTCGCTGGTGGCCACCCGCCCGTTCCGCGCCCCGCACCACACGATCTCGGACGCCGGGCTGATCGGCGGGGGGCGCATTCCCAAGCCGGGCGAGGTCAGCCTGGCGCACAACGGCGTGCTGTTCCTGGACGAGATGCCGGAGTTTCGGCGCAACGTGCTGGAGGTGCTGCGCCAGCCGCTGGAGGACGGCGAGGTCAACATCACCCGCTCGATGAGCTCGCTCACCTACCCGGCCCGCCTGATGCTGGTCTGCGCCATGAACCCCTGCCCCTGCGGTTACCGCACCGACCCCAACCACGCCTGCAAGTGCACCCCGGTGCAGGTGGAGCGCTACCTGGGCCATATCAGCGGGCCCCTGCTCGACCGGATCGATATCCACGTCGAGGTGCCGGCCGTGCCGTTCGAGCACCTGGCCGACAAGAAGCCGGGGGAGCCGAGCGAGGCGATCCGCGCCCGGGTCGAGCGCTGCCGCGAGCTGCAGAGGACGCGATACGAGAGCGACCACGGCGTGCACTGCAACGCCCACATGCGCCGCGCCCACCTGCGCCAGTTCTGCGAGCTGAGCCCTGAGTCCGAGGCCCTTCTGCGCCAGGCGATGAACCATTTCGGGCTGTCCGCCCGCGCCCACGACCGTATCCTCAAGGTCGCCCGCACCATCGCCGACCTGGAACGCAGTGAACGCCTCGACCCGGCCCACCTGGCCGAGGCGATCCAGTACCGCAGCCTCGACCGCAACCTGAGCCGATAG
- a CDS encoding PhoU domain-containing protein, whose protein sequence is MFKSLLQWFRNENLLVQAKESVILMLDEDLKMFDDSVGLLWTNSGVTLEEIRERDQQINRRMRQVRKKVLTHLVFSGQSGLDTALVLISIVIDVERIGDHTKDITVLASEYRGRFNPGPFEQDVRRFEQSIRERLMTLRDIIDQEDEEKAKGIADTHKAISASYTAMLTRLVNENGAGLEAGMAVLLALYLRYLRRIEGHIFNVASAEVNPFHRIGFKSKKKNRSGEA, encoded by the coding sequence ATGTTCAAATCACTGCTGCAGTGGTTCAGGAACGAAAACCTGCTGGTACAGGCAAAAGAGTCCGTAATCCTCATGCTGGACGAGGACTTGAAGATGTTCGATGACTCGGTCGGGCTGCTGTGGACCAACAGCGGGGTGACGCTGGAGGAGATACGCGAGCGCGACCAGCAGATCAACCGCCGGATGCGCCAGGTGCGCAAGAAAGTGCTGACCCATCTGGTTTTCAGCGGCCAGAGCGGCCTGGACACGGCCCTGGTGCTTATCAGCATCGTGATCGATGTCGAGCGGATCGGCGACCATACCAAGGACATCACCGTGCTGGCCAGCGAGTACCGCGGACGGTTCAACCCCGGACCATTCGAGCAGGATGTGCGGCGTTTCGAGCAATCGATCCGAGAACGTCTGATGACCCTGCGAGACATCATCGACCAGGAGGACGAGGAGAAGGCCAAAGGGATAGCCGACACACACAAGGCGATCAGCGCCAGCTACACCGCCATGCTCACCCGTCTGGTCAACGAGAACGGCGCCGGGCTGGAGGCCGGGATGGCCGTGCTGCTGGCCCTCTACCTGCGCTATCTGCGCCGGATCGAGGGGCACATTTTCAACGTCGCCTCGGCCGAGGTCAACCCGTTCCACCGGATCGGGTTCAAATCCAAGAAAAAGAATCGCTCCGGCGAGGCCTGA
- the uvrA gene encoding excinuclease ABC subunit UvrA, with protein sequence MDTPEDRNDGWLVVKGAREHNLQNIDVRIPRGRLTVLTGLSGSGKSSLAFDTIYAEGQRRYVESLSAYARQFLGLMDKPDVDFIEGLSPAISIEQKSTSRNPRSTVGTITEIYDYLRLLFARVGVQHCHQCGRKIERQSASQIVGLLLEQNPPESQVTILAPLVRGRKGEYREIFEQSRKKGFVRVRVDGTLYRIEDVPSLDKNKKHDIEVVVDRLKLSEPGRNRLADSVETAASLSGGLVKAILPEGREELYSEELACHECGISYEELSPRMFSFNSPYGACEACGGLGIRMETDPELIVGDHRLSIMEGVIKPWGEPSGSILTSVLPALAAHYGFNLKAPWGELPESAHRIILYGSGLDEIKVKYSSAKFKGEYTNRFEGVLQSLNRRYHETTSPAVKTQIEEFMTARPCPFCQGKRLKPQPLAVKVDRWTIGEVIGTPIGRLLGEFDQLKLNRRQNEIARQVLKEVRERLAFLVDVGLEYLTLERQSETLSGGEAQRIRLATQIGSHLVGVLYILDEPSIGLHQCDNRRLIETLFRLRDQGNTVIVVEHDEDTIRAADHVIDLGPGAGKHGGLIVAQGDLQDILDEKTSLTGAFMRGERFIGVPPARRKGNGAKIEVRGARANNLKDIDVVFPLGTFICVTGVSGSGKSSLVEDVLHSHLARTLYGSRLALGEVDRILGLEHIDKVIDVDQGPIGRTPRSNPVTYTGVFGPIREVFCELPEAKIRGYQPGRFSFNVRGGRCEACQGDGLVKIEMHFLPDVYVVCEQCRGKRYNRETLEVTYKGRSIADVLEMTVDEALEFFRNIPSIQTKLETLSQVGLGYIHLGQSATTLSGGEAQRVKLASELNKRSTGRTVYILDEPTTGLHFHDVELLLGVLHRLVDLGNTVIVIEHNLEVIKTADYIVDLGPGGGDEGGRVLAACTPEELTAVEQSRTGLFLKPLLEAGAARRAAVN encoded by the coding sequence ATGGACACTCCTGAAGATAGAAACGACGGCTGGCTGGTGGTCAAGGGCGCCCGCGAGCACAACCTGCAGAACATCGACGTGCGTATCCCGCGGGGGCGGCTCACGGTGCTGACCGGCCTGTCCGGCAGCGGCAAAAGCTCGCTGGCGTTCGACACGATCTACGCCGAGGGCCAGCGCCGCTACGTCGAGAGCCTCTCGGCCTACGCCCGCCAATTCCTCGGCCTGATGGACAAGCCGGATGTGGATTTCATCGAGGGCCTGTCGCCCGCGATCTCAATCGAGCAGAAAAGCACCAGCCGCAACCCCCGCTCCACCGTGGGCACGATCACCGAAATCTACGACTACCTGCGCCTTCTGTTCGCCCGGGTCGGGGTGCAGCACTGCCACCAGTGCGGGCGGAAAATCGAGCGCCAGAGCGCGAGCCAGATCGTGGGGCTTCTGCTGGAGCAGAACCCGCCGGAGTCGCAGGTGACAATCCTCGCCCCCCTGGTGCGCGGGCGCAAGGGTGAGTACCGCGAAATATTCGAGCAGAGCCGCAAGAAAGGGTTCGTGCGGGTGCGGGTGGATGGAACCCTGTACAGGATCGAGGACGTGCCGTCCCTGGACAAGAACAAGAAGCACGACATCGAGGTGGTGGTCGACCGCCTGAAGCTGTCCGAGCCCGGCCGCAACCGTCTGGCCGACTCGGTGGAGACCGCGGCCTCACTGTCCGGCGGGCTGGTCAAGGCGATCCTCCCCGAGGGGCGCGAGGAGCTGTACAGCGAGGAGCTGGCCTGCCACGAGTGCGGGATCAGCTACGAGGAGCTGAGCCCCCGGATGTTCAGTTTCAACAGCCCCTACGGCGCCTGCGAGGCCTGCGGCGGGCTGGGCATCCGCATGGAGACCGACCCCGAGCTGATCGTGGGCGACCACCGCCTGTCGATCATGGAGGGGGTCATAAAGCCCTGGGGCGAGCCCTCCGGCTCGATCCTCACCTCGGTGCTGCCGGCCCTGGCCGCGCACTATGGGTTCAACCTCAAAGCCCCCTGGGGCGAGCTGCCCGAGAGCGCCCACCGGATTATCCTCTACGGCTCGGGCCTGGACGAGATCAAGGTCAAGTACAGCTCGGCCAAGTTCAAGGGCGAGTACACCAACCGTTTCGAGGGCGTGCTCCAGAGCCTCAACCGCCGCTACCACGAGACCACCAGCCCGGCGGTCAAGACCCAGATCGAGGAGTTCATGACCGCCCGCCCCTGCCCGTTCTGCCAGGGCAAGCGCCTCAAGCCCCAGCCCCTGGCGGTCAAGGTGGACCGCTGGACCATCGGCGAGGTGATCGGCACCCCCATCGGGCGTCTGCTGGGCGAATTCGACCAGCTCAAGCTGAACCGCCGTCAGAACGAGATCGCGCGCCAGGTTCTCAAAGAGGTGCGCGAGCGCCTGGCGTTCCTGGTGGACGTGGGCCTGGAATACCTGACACTGGAGCGCCAGAGCGAAACCCTCTCGGGCGGCGAGGCCCAGCGTATCCGTCTGGCCACCCAGATCGGCTCGCACCTGGTGGGCGTATTGTACATCCTGGATGAGCCGTCCATCGGCCTGCACCAGTGCGACAACCGCCGCCTGATCGAGACCCTGTTCCGCCTGCGCGACCAGGGCAACACGGTGATCGTGGTGGAGCACGACGAGGACACGATCCGCGCCGCCGACCATGTGATCGACCTGGGCCCCGGCGCGGGCAAGCATGGCGGGCTGATCGTGGCCCAGGGAGATTTGCAGGACATCCTGGACGAGAAGACCTCGCTGACCGGGGCGTTCATGCGCGGCGAGCGCTTTATCGGGGTGCCCCCGGCGCGGCGCAAGGGCAACGGGGCGAAAATAGAGGTGCGCGGGGCGCGGGCCAACAACCTGAAAGATATAGACGTGGTTTTCCCGCTGGGCACTTTCATCTGCGTGACCGGTGTGTCCGGCTCGGGCAAGAGCAGCCTGGTGGAGGATGTGCTGCACAGCCACCTGGCGCGCACGCTCTACGGCTCGCGGCTGGCCCTGGGCGAGGTGGACCGGATCCTGGGCCTGGAGCATATCGACAAGGTGATCGACGTGGACCAGGGGCCGATAGGCCGCACGCCGCGCTCCAACCCGGTCACCTACACCGGCGTGTTCGGCCCGATCCGCGAGGTGTTCTGCGAGCTGCCCGAGGCCAAGATACGCGGCTACCAGCCGGGGCGGTTCAGTTTCAACGTACGGGGCGGCCGCTGCGAGGCCTGCCAGGGCGATGGGCTGGTGAAGATCGAAATGCATTTCCTACCGGATGTTTATGTTGTATGCGAGCAGTGCCGGGGCAAGCGGTACAACCGCGAGACCCTGGAGGTGACCTACAAGGGCCGCTCGATTGCGGACGTGCTGGAGATGACAGTGGACGAGGCCCTGGAGTTCTTCCGTAACATCCCCTCGATCCAGACCAAGCTGGAAACCCTCAGCCAGGTGGGCCTGGGCTATATCCACCTGGGCCAGAGCGCAACCACTCTTTCCGGCGGCGAGGCCCAGCGGGTCAAGCTGGCCAGCGAGCTGAACAAGCGCAGCACCGGGCGGACAGTCTATATCCTTGACGAGCCGACCACCGGGCTGCACTTTCACGATGTCGAGCTGCTGCTGGGCGTGCTGCACCGCCTGGTGGACCTGGGCAATACGGTGATCGTGATCGAGCATAACCTTGAGGTTATCAAGACAGCCGATTACATTGTTGACCTGGGGCCGGGAGGCGGAGACGAGGGGGGCCGGGTGCTGGCCGCCTGCACTCCCGAGGAGCTGACCGCGGTGGAGCAGTCCAGGACTGGTCTTTTTCTCAAACCCCTGCTTGAGGCCGGCGCGGCGCGCCGGGCCGCCGTGAATTGA
- a CDS encoding inorganic phosphate transporter, with product MVDPTTAVIIIISFAIIFDFINGFHDSANAIATVVVTRTLTPLQAVILAGIANFSGYFFYGTAVAQTVGKGIIDITHVTLPLIFAALIGAIVWNILTWLLGLPTSSSHALIGGLVGSGIASVGLKIVHLLGLLKVFLFIFVAPLLGMIGAAIFTVFIIWLFRKRHPSTANKQFKLLQLVSASFYSFGHGTNDAQKTMGVIALTLFSAGITDSFVIEHWVIISCYSAISLGTFLGGWRIVKTIGTRITKIRAMEGFCAETASAIVLLGTAHMGIPVSTTHVISGSIMGVGSIEHARNVRWGIARKILWAWILTIPATALIAALSYYIVSCFM from the coding sequence ATGGTGGATCCGACGACTGCGGTGATCATAATCATCTCCTTTGCAATTATTTTTGATTTTATCAACGGTTTTCACGATTCCGCCAACGCCATCGCCACGGTGGTGGTCACGCGCACCCTGACACCGCTTCAGGCCGTGATACTGGCGGGCATCGCGAATTTTTCGGGCTATTTCTTTTACGGCACCGCGGTCGCCCAGACTGTCGGGAAAGGGATAATTGACATAACCCACGTCACCCTGCCCCTGATTTTCGCGGCCCTGATCGGCGCCATAGTCTGGAACATCCTGACCTGGCTCCTCGGCCTGCCCACATCGAGCAGCCACGCGCTTATCGGAGGGCTGGTCGGCAGCGGCATCGCCTCGGTCGGGCTGAAAATAGTCCATTTGCTGGGACTGCTGAAAGTGTTCCTATTTATTTTCGTGGCTCCCCTGCTGGGAATGATCGGAGCGGCGATATTCACCGTATTCATCATCTGGCTGTTCCGCAAGCGCCACCCCTCGACCGCGAACAAGCAATTCAAGCTTCTGCAGTTGGTATCGGCGTCGTTTTACTCGTTCGGCCACGGTACGAACGACGCGCAGAAAACGATGGGAGTAATCGCGCTGACGCTCTTTTCGGCGGGTATCACCGATTCTTTCGTGATAGAACACTGGGTGATAATCAGCTGCTACAGCGCCATCTCTCTCGGCACTTTTCTGGGAGGCTGGCGGATCGTGAAAACCATCGGCACGCGGATAACGAAGATCCGGGCGATGGAGGGGTTCTGCGCCGAAACCGCATCCGCGATCGTGCTGCTGGGGACAGCGCATATGGGGATTCCGGTGAGCACGACACATGTGATCTCGGGTTCGATAATGGGAGTGGGCAGCATCGAGCACGCCAGAAACGTCCGCTGGGGGATCGCCCGCAAAATCCTCTGGGCCTGGATTCTGACCATACCGGCCACCGCGCTCATCGCCGCACTGAGCTACTATATCGTTTCCTGCTTCATGTAA